The following DNA comes from Croceicoccus sp. YJ47.
TAAAAACCCCTACGTCCATCCGTTCGAGGAATTTCAGCGGTGGAAGCAGCATCCCGATATTCGTCCGCTGCTCGAAGGGGGCAAGCGCGTGTCCTATGGCGCGCGGGCGATCAACGAAGGCGGCTGGCAATCGGTGCCGAAGCTCGGCTTCCCCGGCGGCGCGCTCATCGGCTGTGCGGCGGGTTTCGTCAACGTGCCGCGGATCAAGGGCAGCCATACCGCGATGAAATCGGGCATGCTCGCCGCCGAAGCCATGGCCGACGCCATTGCCGCCGACCGCGAACATGACGAGGTTTCGGAATACGAAGCGAACCTGCGGTCGAGCTGGATCGCCGAGGAATTGAAGAAGGTGCAGAACGCCGAACCCGCCGTCGCCAAATTCGGCGGTTCGCTCGGCACCATCCTCGCCGGTGCGGACATGTGGATGCGCACGTTGAAGATCGGGCTTCCCGTCAAGATGAAGCACCACCGCGATTGCGAGCAATTGCAGCGTGCCGATCTTTACAAGCCCATCGAATATCCCAAGCCCGACGGCGTCATCAGCTTCGACCGTTTGTCGAGCGTGTTCCTGTCCAACACCAACCATGCCGAGGATCAGCCCTGCCATTTGCAGCTGACCGATCCGGACGTGCCGGTAAAGATCAACCTGCCGGTCTTCGCCGGACCTGCCGCGCGATACTGCCCGGCGGGCGTGTATGAATACGTCGGTGTCGAGGAGGGCGATCCGAAATTCGTCATCAACGCGCAGAATTGCGTCCATTGCAAGACGTGCGACATCAAGGATCCGACGCAGAACATCAACTGGGTCACGCCGGAGGGCGGCGGCGGGCCGAACTATCCGAACATGTGAGCGGGGCGCCTGACGCGTGGCGCTTGCCGGGACCGCTTTTGCCAAGATCAACCTCGCGCTGCATGTCCGCAAGCGGCGCGAGGATGGCTATCACGAGCTTGAAACGCTGTTCGCCTTCGTCGACGATGGCGACCGGCTGACCGCGCGCGGGGCAGGGGCCGACCGGCTGACGACGACGGGCGAATTCGCGGGCGCGCTGACCGATCCGTTCGGCAATATCGTCGCGCAGGCGCTCTCCCGCCTCCCGCATGGGGCGGGGTGGGACGTGACGCTTGAAAAACGGCTGCCGGTGGCGGCGGGGCTGGGCGGCGGATCGGCCGATGCGGGCGCGATCTTTCGCATGGTGCGCGATGCGCATGGCCTGCCCAATGGCTGGCAGGAGAAGGCCGCGCGCCTCGGCGCCGACGTGCCGGCCTGTGTGGAGAGCCGGACCTGCATCGGGCGGGGGACCGGAACCGAGCTCGAAATGGTGGAGAGTGACCTTGCCGGAACGCCGGTGCTGCTCGTCAATCCGCGGGTGCCGTTGGCGACCGGGCCGGTGTTTGCGCGCTGGGACGGGCGCGATCGCGGCGCCATGCCCGATGGCGGCGTCCGCGCGATCGCCATGGCGGGGCGCAACGATCTGGAGCCGGGCGCGGTCGCGCTGTGCCCGCAAATCGCCGATGTGCTGGCGGCCTTGCGCGAAACCGATGCGTTTGTCGTCAGGATGTCGGGATCGGGTGCGACCTGTTTTGCGTTATATGACGACATGCGTGG
Coding sequences within:
- a CDS encoding electron transfer flavoprotein-ubiquinone oxidoreductase, whose amino-acid sequence is MSERESMPYDVVIVGGGVAGLSAAIRLKQVNDALEVCVLEKGSEIGAHILSGAVVDPRALDELLPDWREDGCPMAEVPVTDNWHWVLTKGKKFNMPHAMMPPLLSNKGNYTGSLGNLSRWLAEKAEGLGVEIFPGFPAAEILYDDNGAVRGVATGDMGVAADGSHKADYAQGMELHAKYTLFAEGARGSLTKQLKAKYDLEANCEPQVYGLGIKELWDIEPGKHVPGRVVHTQGWPLSESESWGGGFIYHQANGQVAIGFVTALDYKNPYVHPFEEFQRWKQHPDIRPLLEGGKRVSYGARAINEGGWQSVPKLGFPGGALIGCAAGFVNVPRIKGSHTAMKSGMLAAEAMADAIAADREHDEVSEYEANLRSSWIAEELKKVQNAEPAVAKFGGSLGTILAGADMWMRTLKIGLPVKMKHHRDCEQLQRADLYKPIEYPKPDGVISFDRLSSVFLSNTNHAEDQPCHLQLTDPDVPVKINLPVFAGPAARYCPAGVYEYVGVEEGDPKFVINAQNCVHCKTCDIKDPTQNINWVTPEGGGGPNYPNM
- a CDS encoding 4-(cytidine 5'-diphospho)-2-C-methyl-D-erythritol kinase; protein product: MALAGTAFAKINLALHVRKRREDGYHELETLFAFVDDGDRLTARGAGADRLTTTGEFAGALTDPFGNIVAQALSRLPHGAGWDVTLEKRLPVAAGLGGGSADAGAIFRMVRDAHGLPNGWQEKAARLGADVPACVESRTCIGRGTGTELEMVESDLAGTPVLLVNPRVPLATGPVFARWDGRDRGAMPDGGVRAIAMAGRNDLEPGAVALCPQIADVLAALRETDAFVVRMSGSGATCFALYDDMRGRENAARKLAAAHPGWWQMEGCLR